GAAAGAGCACGAAGCCCACCTGGAAGGCGGTCTTGAGCTCGCTGATCACGTAGGCGGGGATCAGGATCAGGGTGGGAACGTCGTCCCGGTTCTGGGGCTTGTCGAGCTTGGCCATGGCCATGAAGAGCCCCAGGTCCTTCTCCCGGGTCTGGCGGAACATGAAGGCGCGCAGGGGCTGGGCCGCCTCGGTGACGGCCTGCTCCAGGGAGATGGTCTCGGCCATGTACGGCTCGATGGCCTTGGTGTGGATCTCGGCGGCCACCGGCCGCATGATGAAGAAGGTCAGAAACAGGGCCAGGCCGATCATCACCTGGTTGGGCGGCATCTGCTGGGTGCCGATGGCGTTGCGCAGGAAGGAGAAGATGACCACCAGCCGGGTGAACGAGGTCATCATCAGCATGATGGCCGGCGCCATGGTCAGGATGGTGAACAGGAGCAGGATCTCCACCAGCACCGAGACCTGGGCCGGGGTGGTGGCTTCCTCGACCCCCAGCCGCAAGGTGGGCAGGGAGAGGGCCAGGGCCGGTGCCGGCGCCAGGGCCAGGATGAGGGCCAGGGTCAGGACACCCGGGCGGCTGGTGGGGCGGGGCTGACTGCTCATGAGGGTCCTTGCTCCGTACGCGGCGTCGGGTCTGCGGCCCGGGCCAGGAGGCTGGCGAAGGCGCCGGGCCGGCCGGCGGCCTCCTCCGGCGCGGCCGGGGCCGGTGGCTCCCCCAGCCGGGAGAGAAAGGTGATCGCCTGGTCGGTGATGCCGACCAGGATCGTTTCCTGGCCCACCGCCAGCACCGCCACCG
This window of the Thermodesulfobacteriota bacterium genome carries:
- the fliP gene encoding flagellar type III secretion system pore protein FliP (The bacterial flagellar biogenesis protein FliP forms a type III secretion system (T3SS)-type pore required for flagellar assembly.) produces the protein MSSQPRPTSRPGVLTLALILALAPAPALALSLPTLRLGVEEATTPAQVSVLVEILLLFTILTMAPAIMLMMTSFTRLVVIFSFLRNAIGTQQMPPNQVMIGLALFLTFFIMRPVAAEIHTKAIEPYMAETISLEQAVTEAAQPLRAFMFRQTREKDLGLFMAMAKLDKPQNRDDVPTLILIPAYVISELKTAFQVGFVLFLPFLIIDMVVASVLLSMGMMMLPPVLVSLPFKLLLFVLVDGWHLLAGSLVRSFG